Genomic DNA from Rana temporaria chromosome 1, aRanTem1.1, whole genome shotgun sequence:
taattttttttatgggttaTTGGCTATATGCATAACTTTTTCACATAATGAAAGGTTTAGTAGGTTACAGGTAAATGTATAAAGTAAATGTTTGAATAAATCAAATATATTTGTTTTCCTGGAAGAACCCCTGTTAATGCAAAGAATGTTAGAGGAAGAAGTTCTCTGTTTCGCATCTAGCAGAGTTTTTATATGTACTGGCGTTGACAAACCCAGGAAAGACCAATAATTTTCCCAATAATGTCATAAAGAATCCCCATACTTCTATATACGCTTCTATTTTGCTTGctgtttgaattttttatttttggatatctATGTGTCACAAATTGGGTAAAAGATCAATATCTCCTTCCTAAGGAGAACAGGTTACCCTGTGAAAATGAAaagatgtattatttatttattaaaatgcttataaaaacacagcgcagtcttacacacgtgcctcgatgcgctggcgggataaaaacagaaccgaaaaggggcaaaaactacatcgaccaaacaagtgacaataaaacaataacaatcagcgaataaaaaatataaaacatacaaagctaaatatataaaaattttgagCTATCAGAATACTTAAAATTTAAGTCACCccgaaagcctggatatatagccatgtttttaacaatctcctaACAATCTCCTAACAATCTCCTAAAATTAGTGAAGAATATAGGCAACAAATAATAAGGCTTATATAAAACAAAGTGGGTGGCTTTTACCAATTCTGTTACACAGCAAGGCAATGCTAAACAGAAGAAGTAAGACAAAATATGTGATCAATTTACTACAAGGTCACAACTTGAGTTGTGGGGTTGACTTTAGGCTGTTCACTTTCCccatagcttagtgaatgaggtgaagctccactaacttctatcatccaatcatgtgcaagcaaaaatcttGAGAATTGTCACCTCATTAACTAAGCTAAAAGAGAAACAGCctgtttgcttttagtaaattaatCCCATAAATTACACATTCAGTTGCTCTAAATTAACACTGGGACAGATCGAAACCTCACCCTGACCACTTCATAATTATTACTCTGTTTAGAGTAAAAATCTGTCTCATCTTCAGTGATGAACTGTTGCAGACCGTTGGAAATTTTCTGCGGATGGCCGTCCATTATTACAGATGCAGGGGTCACAAATACACAGAAAAATTGTCATATAGGTTTTGCAAGACAAAACCCGGTATGGAATAAAAATGGTAACttaatttgcatttaattgtGTAGCTACTTGCTTCATGAATGTCCCCCTGTATGTTCTGCTAAATTACAGACTTTGGCCAGTTCTTACAATATCATGGATGCTGACTCCTTAATAGTTATGTATCAGATAAGAAGGATCTAGTGTTCTTAGTTAGGCACCTTTGTGTCTCATGTATATTATTAGAAATGTATACAGTATACCGtaaaatcataataaaatgtataaacataTACTTCTTAAAAAATTGTCAGCTTAATATAAAGATAAAATTGACTTTAAaccattatagtttttttttgttatcttgtACTGTAGTGTGTTATTTTATGTTTTAGGCTCCAGATGGATATACCTTGGTACCTTCTGAGTGTCCTTGTTTTGAGCAGATATTGTGCTTCAGTTTGTGGTAAGTAATTCATTACTTATATTTTGTTTTAGTCTGAAATCCTATTGTTTAGTTCTTTTACAGCACTTTTTGTTTTAGCTTATATGATATTGTGAGTGTGAAAGACCACCTGGCATCCAGCCTGGGTGCCTCCACCAATATTCAGCTACCTCCACTCTGGGAGCAGgaccaggtattatagctgagcatTTCAGCCAAGAACTAGACAAAACTAGCTTAGATGCAAACTAACTTTATTGTATATTCACCCAGAAtttataccacacaaaatcagataacagcttgatcacattatcctaaacaatgcaaactttaaacagtaatttcatcaGTACATCTAATGAACAGCTAACATAAACAGTAAGCTACTTAACAACTAGTCACCTAGACAAACCTAGGGGATTAGGGTCAGTGCCCACCCAGACAGTTCGGCACCAGTTCCCCAGAAAGAAAACCCAGAGCTGTCCAAATCTCATTAACCAGCTTTTATTTGTGTAATCTGCCCACTAGACAAGTCAACATAAAAGACAAAACTCATACAATGTTCCAGCTGTCTGAAAAAGTGGAATAACCTTATCTTCATAGATTTCTTGAGGGAGATTGTTGATAAACATTTCTGTCCCAAGTGGAGAAACTTCTTCAACCCAGTAtgcaggagggccaccatatttCCTCTGACCATTAACCTGTACAAGATTAATAATACACCTTTCCATCCACTTCAGAAGGGACGTTTTATTGTCTTTATTCAGAGAATTAATCCAAGTCTCGCTTTCAGTGTTCATCACATTGTTTTCCATCATTAGAGAATGATCTGCTCTCTCCATGGGATCAGGGGCTGAGCTGAGCTATTTTACATGCTCTGACCAGGAGAAACAGACAAAATACCCGGTCTCCTCCCTGGGCCATAATCAGTGGCTAGAATGCAAGCccctagtcccctccaaaagcccctgtcccagtTGGGTTTGTCACAGTCTACATGTACTTCCACTTAGGGTTCCTTTTAGATATCAGACGGAACATAAATATGCAGATACAATCCAGCCACCCTCAGACTAAAGTTTTGGATAAAggcgggagagagaggggctcagtccatcattacTAATTATGTGAATAGCGAGGCGGGTGGCCAGGTGATCTTAGTGCTGATTATTGCCACAAGAGTAATATTAGCAATCAAAACATTTTCGTAAGCTATTGAACTGATTGATTCCCAACAGTAGTCTGGCTGAAATCCTTATAACACATTACATActgacacacatatatttttgtcTTTCAGGTCTGCTTACAGTGCAAACCATAAAATCCAGCTACACAGCTGAGTATGAAGGTGAACTCAACATGGAGTGTCTCTTTACAGTAAAACACATCACAAATTTTGAGGATATGACTGTTATATGGAAACACAGTGTACAACAAGGGAGCAGTTCGGATATTGCAAAATATTCCAATGGAAAGGATGTGGAAATTCTACAAGACAAAGAATATAGAGATCGAGTGAAGCTCTTATCAGATGAACTGAAAATGGGCCGTACCATTTTGAGGATCAATAATGTAAAGATGACTGATGCAGGACAGTATCTGTGCATTATAGATTCTCAAGGATCAGATTTTAAAGAAATCAGTCTGGAAGTACAAGGTAATGTATATTCCAATCATTTTCTGTAtacagcacaataaaaaaaacacatttttcatgTAGTGTTCAAATTGTAGGGTAATGTTGTCTTGTATTAATATTAAAGgcaagtttaaaaaacaaaaaacaaacatgttatactcacctgctttgtgtaatggttttgcacacagcagtCCTGATCCTCCTTTTTTCAGGTCCCCCACCGGCACTCCTGGGGCAAAGGTGGgggactgctctgtgtgtccattcacacacagagccgcggcttgccgccccccccccacccccacccccatcctctctctcctctttagcttactggctgtgattgacttcATGAAGTTAAAAACCCATCTAAGGTTGCCAGGATGGTTTGGCTCCTTACAGCCTCCTGCATTTGTTACCATTCTTGTTTAAATAAATGGACTACAGCTAAGAAATGTTGTGATATAGGTCACTATTTCCTCCAATCACTATACAGGTATCATGCAAATACCTAGGTGAAAACAGTATGAAATCCTGTAATTGGTTGTTACAAAACTGAACTTTGTAACTGGGGTTATGTAGAGGAGCATATCTTGTCAAATTGCACCTAGGTCCTAGGGGTTAGTAGAGAATGAGAATGTTGTCACTGCTTTCCATCTATTCACTGTATCTATATTTATGcttatttttatcagtactgtagCCCTGCTATCTTGATTTCTTACAGATTTTTTCCTAATGCATAAAATGCTCTTCTATGCTTTCTACAGCTCCatacaaacaaataaacacaaaGGTCACAGATGTGGTCACATCTTCAGGACAGACAATGAAGGAGCTCTCCTGTCAGTCTGTGGGATATCCAAAGGCTGAGGTCACGTGGCTGAGTAACAGTGGGAATATCAGTGCAATCAACAATATTAGCTATATATACACTGCTGAAGGACTATTTAATATCACCAGTGTGATCAGAATCTCTTCTGAAGCTAACAAAACGTTCACTTGCATATTTTGGAATAATGCACTACAGAATTCATCTTCACAGTATTTTACCTTCCCAGGTATGCACACCTTTCCATTATTTGTGTTCTCTGGGTACATATGTGACATACCTTATAAAAGGCTTATGATTGCAGAAGTGATTTGTTAAACAAACGAATTAGCAGAAAACAGCATGTACAGACCATGCATTACATTTTCACTGCTGGGGCAATTGCAAGAAATAATAAGCTGTAAAcacactaaggccctgtacacacgtccgagaaactcgacgagcaaaacacatcgttttactcgttgagttccttgtgaagccgccgaggatctcggcgagccaagtttcctcattgactaacgaggaaatagagaacatgttctctatttggcccgacgagatcctcgtcggtttcctcggccgaaagtgtacagacgaccgggtttctcggcagaatacggctccgatcgagtttctggctgaattctgccgaggaaaccagtcgtgtgtaccgGCCTAAGACCTGTTTCTGTTTCATACTGCTGCACTGTGGTTtggcaaagatgcagcatgcaggactgtATACTCTCTTGAAGATTGTTAAGAACCCAATAcagcttttttttaatgcaaaaatgctttttgtagGTTGATTAATAAATCTGCTTACAAGGACACAAATGTTACTTATGGTCACCAGACTCCTTCCAGATACAACATATGGCTTTGACATGTAGTAATATCACAAATTCACTCCTTATAAAGTGTTTAATTTATTGAAATTACACTTTCCTTAGACATAGCATTCTGAGCTCAAACTAAATTGGAACTGATTGCTCAGAATCTAAATATAACTTCAACATAATAGGAAAAAATATATCTAATACTCcttaataatttttttccatgTTAAATACAAACTAGATTTCCATCTTCAAGATGttacttggatttttttttagttagacaAGATCTATCTTTTTGAACCCATtggggtttttagtttttgccatGACCCCCTGTTGGAGCAAACATACACTACTCTGCTACAATATAACTTTCAGCTCTACCTTTCTCCCACAACCATTTTAGCCATACCTTCTCTGATTCATATAGAACAGGAGTCAATTTATTGTCCATCAGACTGTAGGAGGACCGAATTGTGGCCAGCGGGTGTGAAAatattcctggcatcagtgggagtaaacatcatcACATTTGTTATCacagggaggaataatgccccattattggtgtcagtcggGGAAATGGTGCCCTATTGTGGATATCAGTTGGCAGATTAGTGTCTCgtaccagtgggaggaataatgccagaAGGGCTGAATGaatgcaagcaaagggctgcatccagctcccgggccacagtttggagaccactgatatagAATCTTTTTTAAAAATGAGTTCATAAAACACATGATAGATGTATTAAATATAGATGCTTAATTGTAAACCTAGCCTTATAGCTCTTACATTTCTGTTTCAGAAATCAGCAATGAAAGACAGCATGAATGGGTATTTGCAGTTGTTATTATAACGTTATCAATTGTATCAATTCCCATTTTGATCTTTTTATACGGTAAGATATtcatgatatttatttatttttttccataaaaaaaaaattatttaaaaaaaagcaaccaTAAAAGCAAACGAATGGTGACCATGGTATTTGTTATATTTGTTAGTTACTTCTGAATTATATTTATACAGTTTCAATGGACACATTTTTTGAGAATACGAGAGATTAGCCATATATTTGCTTTTTGAAAGTGTGTTAGAatgagatacactatattaccaaaagtattggggctcctgcctttacacgcacatgatctttaattgcatcccagtctaagtccctagggttcaaaattgagttggcccaccttttgcagctataacagcttaaactcttctggcAAGACTTCccgcaaggtttaggagtttaggagtgtgtctatgggaatgtttgaccatttttccataaATGCaattgtgaagtcaggcactgatgttgggcgagAAGGCCTGGTTTGCAGACTGCGcgcaaattcatcccaaaggtgttctgtcgggttgaggtcaggactctatgcaggccagtcaagtttctccacctcaaactcgctcatccatgtctttatggaccttgctttgtgcacagtcatgttggaacaggaacatGTTGGGCCATCTCACAAAGTTggtagcatgaaattgtccaaattatCTTGGTATGCACACACCTTAAAaaatcccttcactggaactaaagggccaagcATAACCCCCTGAAACACAACTCCACAGCataatcccccccacccccaaattatttggaccattacacaaagcaaggtccataaagacatggatgagcgagtttggggtagaggaatgtaactggcctgcacagagtcctatcctcaacccgatagaacacctttggtatgaattagagcagagactgcgagccaagccttctcatccaaaatcagtgcctgacctcacaaatgcggttctggaagaatggtcaaacgttcccatagacactcctaaaccttgtggacagccttctcagaagagtttaagctgttatagctgcaaagggtgggccaactcaatgttgaaccctacggactaagactgggatgctattaaagttcatgtgcgtgtaaaggcaggagtcctaatacttctggtaatatagtgtatagcaTTCTTCTAGACTCAGTTAACATTTGACTTGCTGCAACAGAAGAGGATATGCTTCCTCATCAGCTGTGGGGATTTTCCAACAACTTATAATAAAATCTCAAAGAATGAAAACAAGCTCTTCCTTTGTAAGGTGTTGCAAAGTCATGTTTTATATTACAAAGGAGTATATTTATCATTCAACAAGAAATGCACCCAATGTTTAACCCAAcacctggtgttcctgctagtccccttgctttcctattaaaaactgaccacactaagcaggagaatacACCATGCTCAGTTATCTAGCTAtgctaggaaactcagtgtgctttcctccaatgatcagacttgtcctgacatgcccccccccccgaaaagcaATTCACTGACAAGTtcagtgtgctgttgcttctcctccctccagctataatgcagctgagaacagagggaatgtgatcacttgtgatcaaaggtatttataattttttaaatacaagtGAAACTCGTATTCAAGatttgaatatcatgcaaaagttcatttatttcactaatgcaacttaaaaggtgaaactaatatatgagatagactcattacatgcaaagcaagatagttaaagccgtgatttgtcataattgtgatgattatggcttacagcttatgaaaaccccaaatccacaacctcagaaaatttgaatattacatgcaattaataaaacacggattgtacatagaacaatatcgcaCCTCTAAAaaatataagcatgcatatgtactcagtacttggtttgggccccttttgcagcaattactgcctcaatgtggcgtggcatggaagctatcagcctgtggcactgctgaggtgttatggaagaccaggatgcttcaatagcggccttcagctcttctgcattgtttggtctcatgtctctcatctttctcttggcaatgccccatagattctctatggggttcaggtcaggcgagtttgctggtcaatcaagcacagtaatcccacagtcattgaaccaggttttggtgcttttggtagtgtgtgcaggtgccaagtcctgctggaaaatgaaatcagcatccccatagagctcatctgcggaaggaagcatgaagtgctccaaaatctcctgggtgacggctgcgttgaccctggacttaatgaagcacagtggaccaacaccagcagatgacatggctccccaaatcaacacagactgtggaaacttcacactggactataagcatcttgcagtgtgtgcctctccattcttccttcatactccggctccttggtttccaaatgagatgcaaaatttgctctcatcagaaaa
This window encodes:
- the LOC120915607 gene encoding programmed cell death 1 ligand 1-like, with protein sequence MTSPFIIICFWQGSSVELDHVCEVAESFRLKRLQMDIPWYLLSVLVLSRYCASVCGLLTVQTIKSSYTAEYEGELNMECLFTVKHITNFEDMTVIWKHSVQQGSSSDIAKYSNGKDVEILQDKEYRDRVKLLSDELKMGRTILRINNVKMTDAGQYLCIIDSQGSDFKEISLEVQAPYKQINTKVTDVVTSSGQTMKELSCQSVGYPKAEVTWLSNSGNISAINNISYIYTAEGLFNITSVIRISSEANKTFTCIFWNNALQNSSSQYFTFPEISNERQHEWVFAVVIITLSIVSIPILIFLYGHHKGHYNKRTTEYNSIQLGETLSIDNSASAKSNYSGYSSEHDVIDVGNT